The DNA window ttgtacggtagaataaatgagaaaatattttgatgttttgGAAACCGGGATTCTTACTGAAAACAGAAGATTCAAATATTGaagggaatagagggaactttgtGCTAGGTTTCTATAAATTATACCTTAGTTTAGATTTAGTAAATTCAGGGTGGAATATGGAAATCCAAATTTAGAGATTACCCCATGTGACTGAAATGGGTACTGAGCCATGGAAGCCTGTAATAATCCATTTGCAATAATATTAGCAAGCATTAGGCTAAAGAGGCAAAAATACATAAGCTTTAGTATACATTATTGGATTATgtaattactaattttttttttcttgagcctaatattttcatttttctaagttgAGAGTGGGCAGGCCAGTGTCAATtattaaatgtgtgtgtttggaggggGGGGAGCAGGGAAGCTGACCATTGTCTCTCTCAATTGTTGATTGAAGTATTTTGTGACTTGTCTGGAACAACTTCTAGTTCAGTTTGACTCATGCTTTGATTCTCCCCCCCACCATAGACTGAGGCTGATGTAAATCCGAAGGCCTACCCTCTTGCAGATGCCCACCTCACCAAGAAACTATTGGACCTCGTTCAGCAGTCATGTAACTACAAGCAGCTTCGAAAAGGAGCCAATGAGGGTAAGGCAACCAACCAGAGAGTGCTCCAGGAAGAGTGCTAAAGGCACTGTCCCTGTATGGGGTCTCTGGACTAGATTTCCAGTATGGAAAGAGGGCTGGATGCTCTTGATTAGGCCCAACATGAGGACCTAAGAGCAGCAGAGTGTGGTCCGTGGGCTAGCACTGGGTCACAGAGATAAGCAATCAGGAATAAGCATGTGAACAATGCAGTGGTGCATTGAACTTGCTCGGTGAGTTGCATGTGGTATGAGCTTTCCAGAAGTATAGATCGTGGCAGATTGGGATGGTAAAACCCTGATCCTTGATCACagagtttgagaaatgctgcATTGCACTGCTTCGTGCTGGTAGAGGTTGTGTGAAAGCTGTTCGAGTCAACCAGGCAAGGGGTGGTGGTGACTTGGATGAGTGTGGTAGCAGAGGACAGGAAAGAAGGGCTCTGATTTATGATGTGTTTGGACAGAATTGATGGGTTTGATGTAGGGTTTGAGAAAGGCATTGGGGATGAGTAATTGGTGCTTAGCTCCCTATCACTTCCCAAGCCCATTATGGGGCACAGAATTGCTTAGTCCTGGACGTTTTGCCCAGTTTTCTTGcacctgtttcttttccttggaaATTGCTTTGTTGTGGCTTCCCTGCCCCAACCCCACATCACCTATTGGCCTCATGCTCTCTCTACAGCCACCAAAACCCTCAACAGAGGCATCTCTGAGTTCATAGTGATGGCTGCAGACGCCGAGCCCCTGGAGATCATCCTGCACCTCCCACTGCTGTGTGAGGACAAGAATGTGCCCTATGTGTTTGTGCGCTCCAAGCAGGCCCTGGGGCGAGCCTGTGGGGTCTCCAGACCTGTCATCGCCTGTTCTGTCACCATCAAAGAAGGCTCACAACTGAAGCAGCAGATCCAATCCATCCAACAGTCCATTGAAAGGCTCTTAGTCTAAACAGGTGGCCTTTGCCACACTCCCTGCTGCTGACTCCTACCCCAGGGGTTATGTATCATTTGtctgttagcatatagtatttccAGCTACCTTctattgttataaaatattttagagctcaatttggtttttgtatttttgtattgtttttgtcttgtttttaggTTGTCatctcctccccagcctctcctgtAATCTCCACTTCCACTCTCTCTCTGCCATCTTATCCTCCCTTTTGGAAAATGCATGCCCAGAACAGGTGGAAGCAGGGTGGTTGATACCATTCAAAGGCAGGGAAGAGCCAAGGTAGAGATTTGGTTCCAGCCTTCAGGTGCCACCTTCCTACTGTGCAGGGCATGATGGAAGTAAACACTGTCCACTTTGTATCCCTTGTGCCCAGCATACAGGATTGTGTTTGAATAATCAAGGGGTTTCCTTTGCTCTCTAGGACATTATGTATCATTTGGGGAGGAAGCATGTTTCTGTGAGGTTGTTGGGTGTATGTCCCAAGAGTCAGTTTCTGATGTACCCCTGCTGTTTGCTTTTGGTAATATATTTCCCCCCAACTCCCACCTATGCCTCTGAGGGTGGCAGGGCAGCAACATACCAAAGAGATACGCTGCAAAATTCCAGAGGCACCTTGGTGAGTGAGACATGGGACAGTTGACCTAGGTCTTGAAGGTGTGGCAAGAGGTTCTGGAATGGAGGATTCTGGGCGAGTCATGGAGAACTGGAAGCTACAGCAAAGATGATGGAATTCAAGGGAACATCCTTGCTTTGGTGAATGGAGATTTCTTCAGTAGACACTTGGTACCAGCTCTGAGAGCCCTTACCCCTTGCCTATTTCCTGCCATGATGTGGGTCAGATGTATGTATTCTCTGTCACATCAGAAGGACAGTGCTAATGTGTCATTCTTGTGAGCACCCTAATAAAGAACACATATATTCGTACTCCAGTTTAAAGAAGGTGTGATTCTTGTTAGGAGTCCAGCTGATACTTGAATGAAGCGTTAGAATGGTTACTAGTCTCTTGAACTTTTCACCAAGAAGGTGTGGAAAAGCCATGACCTCCACCAGATGATTTCTGGTAGTTCAAAATGTCTTGTTCAGTCATTGAGGTGTTGCTGTCACTCTAGAGCAGtatttctcaacctcagctgcCCTGTATGTTGTAGAATGTTTAACAGCCTCCCTGGCctttacccactagatgtcaCTAGCAATCTTCCCCGTCTCCCCAGACATTGCCAGCTGTTCCCTGGTGGCagtcacccctggttgagaatcactgttgcAGGACTAGGGCTCCTAGCAGTCTTCCACAGGTGCTAGAGAGCGGGGGAGCCGGTATTGCTGACTGAAGCTGCTGCCACCTCGCCTGCCGCATTACTCTCTATCTTAAGTACCATGAGAGCCTGACACCTCCTCTACCTTGAGAAATTTTCTTCCAAAGTACAAACAACTGGATACCATAATGGTCATATTGATGAGAATGGATTACATTTAGTTTACTCTTGGCCAGCTTGGGCCAGTGTGACCACTCCAGCAGTGGGTTCCTAGGGAACCTAAAATCACCCTGTCATGCTAAGGCCTGTTCTGTACCTACTGAGTTCATCATCTCCCCCAGCTCACTCCAGTGTTTATATACCCcgccccaactcccaccccaagCAGTTTTCTATCTATCTGTGGATGGTGGAGTCTGAGGTAGTACGTATGTTCTTTTGTTGTATATGTATCTTTACAGTCATACTCTAAAAGACTGAAGTaatttgggggtggagggagatcAAGTAATCCAacctcaggaattccctggtggtccagtggttaggactctgagctttcactgccaacggcccaggttcgatccctggtcagggaactaggatcccacaagccatggggcatggccagaagaaaataaaaaaggtaatcCAACCTCCACTTAGATGGAAACTAGGGCATACCCACCAGAACCCTGAGaaatggggtggggcagggctccTGGGATCTTCATCTCTAGGGTCCACCTGGAGTGTTAACTCAGTTCCCACAGCTTCATCGTAAGCCTTCAAAGGACAGGGCATCGATTTGTGATACCCGAAAAAACTCCATGGCTCCTTTCCCTGTTCCTAATGGCTCTGCTGTGTGTCTTGTGTCTGCCCCTCTGCCATGTTCTATCTTTGCTCAGTGTTTCATATTTGGTTTCTTGAACACTTCAAATCTGTTTCTCAGATTCTTTGTACTTGGTATTCCTTTACTGCACTAGTGGCTTTCTCCTCATGCTAGTCTTAATTCAAGTACCACTTTTTAAGGGCCTTTCCTAGCTACATCTCATGTTTCCTTTACCCCTAGCACTGTaacattctgggttttttttgtttttttggttttttttgcggtatgcgggcctctcacttttgtggcctctcccgctgcggagcacaggctctggacgcgcaggctcagcggctatggctcacgggcccagccgctccgcggcatgtgggatcttcccggaccggggcacgaacccgtgtcccctgcattggcaggcggactctcaaccactgcgccaccagggaagccctaacattctGTTTTTTAACTTGTCCTTAGCTAATATCTGAGGTTGTTTTCTGATTATCGCCCTCGTTAGGAACTTGTGTGACTGTGATCCCCTAGCACCTGCAGCAGTGCCCTAACACTGATGCTCCAAAAGTGTAGAATGAATAATTCCTAAAGCCTAGACATGCAAGCAAGAAGGAAATCTAGTAATTCCATTCAGCCACCTATGAAGTAGGTTGCAAATTTTTGtgtgtaaacattttattttggagagAGAATCCATTAGGCCTCAAAGGGTCCTCTGACCTCAAACACTGGTTAGGAATTTCTGTTTTAGAATAAGTTTCCTGAAACTGTTTTCTCAAGAGGACCTATGATTAAGGAATATTTTTACATTAACAGTAATGGTCTTGTTAAAGAGATTATTCATTCTGTAGTATTCTAAGTACTAAACAATGCATTTCCATTATCTTTAATCCCAAACTGATGTgacaaggaagggagggagaggagcttGTTCTAGGCACTTAGTATCCCTGGGTTCCTCTTCTCAGTGTCAGCTAAGTTACATTTTGAAAAGTCAAGTATGTGCTTTAGCAGATATATCTGCttgagggaggtgggggggggtaTAATTGCttgttttctgaaggaaaaatttttttaagtagcaaGTCAGTATTTTCCATGATACCTTGTGGCAGCCAGCCTCTAAAATGTTCCCCAGTG is part of the Phocoena sinus isolate mPhoSin1 chromosome 10, mPhoSin1.pri, whole genome shotgun sequence genome and encodes:
- the SNU13 gene encoding NHP2-like protein 1 isoform X1, translating into MTEADVNPKAYPLADAHLTKKLLDLVQQSCNYKQLRKGANEATKTLNRGISEFIVMAADAEPLEIILHLPLLCEDKNVPYVFVRSKQALGRACGVSRPVIACSVTIKEGSQLKQQIQSIQQSIERLLV